A single window of Methanobacterium aggregans DNA harbors:
- a CDS encoding HoxN/HupN/NixA family nickel/cobalt transporter, whose amino-acid sequence MDFISSSLTTFPLKISLFFMVAAFILGALHALEPGHGKAVMAAFVMGTDASLKDTLLLGGTVVFSHVIVVVLLGIASLFIVGSLNVSTTHDIMSLIGGIILIAVGLWIVRKYHHPHHHHHEHNIDTKKGVVAIGLSTGLIPCPAALAVLLFSIGNGQIYNGIIYVLVFSTGLAISITLLSVLFVKGKDFIQSYVSNKTINKIPIVSGTIIVAVGFLTLLQPIAEYLLPFIQI is encoded by the coding sequence ATGGATTTCATATCTTCAAGTTTAACTACATTTCCCCTAAAAATCAGCCTGTTTTTCATGGTTGCCGCGTTCATACTCGGTGCGTTACACGCACTGGAACCTGGACATGGAAAGGCGGTTATGGCCGCATTTGTAATGGGTACAGACGCAAGTTTGAAGGACACCCTGTTACTTGGAGGCACAGTTGTTTTTTCCCATGTAATTGTGGTGGTTCTCCTTGGAATTGCTTCACTATTCATTGTTGGATCCTTGAACGTCAGTACAACCCATGATATTATGAGTTTAATCGGTGGAATCATACTCATTGCAGTTGGTTTGTGGATAGTTAGAAAGTACCATCATCCACATCACCACCATCATGAACACAATATAGATACAAAAAAGGGAGTGGTTGCAATTGGACTATCAACAGGTTTAATACCCTGTCCTGCAGCACTTGCAGTGCTCCTATTCAGCATTGGAAATGGTCAGATATACAACGGTATTATCTACGTTCTTGTGTTCAGCACAGGCCTTGCAATATCCATAACTCTTCTTTCAGTGCTTTTTGTTAAAGGAAAGGACTTCATCCAGAGTTACGTGAGCAACAAGACCATAAACAAGATCCCAATTGTAAGTGGGACCATAATCGTTGCAGTGGGATTTTTAACGTTGTTACAACCTATAGCAGAATATTTACTGCCATTTATCCAAATTTAA